The Drechmeria coniospora strain ARSEF 6962 chromosome 02, whole genome shotgun sequence genome has a segment encoding these proteins:
- a CDS encoding Sec14 cytosolic factor, which yields MDLDKKYDDYDFPHTAAEPQNGHAGHLTEGQIAQVHQLRMMLEAEGFTDRLDTLTLLRFLRARKFDVALSKQMFVDTEKWRKETKLDELVPTWDYPERPEVAKYYKQFYHKTDKDGRPIYIETLGGIDLTAMYKITTGERMLSNLAVEYERLADPRLPACSRKAGKLLETCCTIMDLKGVTLTKVPQVYSYVRQASVISQNYYPERLGKLYLINAPWGFSTVWSVVKGWLDPVTVAKINILGTGYQGELLKQVPAESLPKAFGGSCECAEGCENSDAGPWREAEWAKPAKWEKKKDDGKTIENKGSEIETPGASADAEPAAVPEKDGAAQPAAA from the exons ATGGATCTGGACAAGAAGTACGACGACTACGACTTTCCCcacacggcggccgagcctcAGAATGGCCACGCCGGCCACCTCACGGAAGGCCAGATCGCGCAGGTTCATCAGCTGCGGATGATGCTCGAGGCCGAAGGCTTCACCGACCGCCTCGACACCCTGACGCTG CTGCGATTCCTGCGCGCGCGCAAGTTTGACGTGGCCCTCTCGAAGCAAAT GTTCGTCGACACGGAGAAGTGGCGCAAGGAAACCAAGCTGGACGAGCTGGTGCCTACTTGGGACTATCCCGAGCGGCCCGAGGTTGCCAAGTACTACAAGCAGTTTTACCACAAGACGGACAAG GATGGCCGACCGATCTACATCGAgacgctcggcggcatcgacctgACGGCCATGTACAAGATCACGACGGGCGAGCGCATGCTTTCgaacctcgccgtcgagtaCGAGCGGCTCGCCGACCCTCGTCTCCCCGCCTGCTCCCGCAAGGCCGGCAAGCTGCTCGAGACGTGCTGCACCATCATGGACCTCAAGGGCGTCACCCTCACCAAGGTGCCCCAGGTCTACTCGTACGTCCGCCAGGCCTCGGTCATCTCGCAGAACTACTACCCCGAGCGGCTCGGCAAGCTGTACCTCATCAACGCCCCCTGGGGCTTCTCCACCGTCTGGAGCGTCGTCAAGGGCTGGCTCGACCCCGTGACGGTGGCCAAGATCAAcatcctcggcaccggctACCAGGGCGAGCTGCTGAAGCAGGTGCCCGCCGAGAGCCTGCCCAAGGCCTTTGGCGGCTCCTGCGAGTGCGCCGAGGGCTGCGAGAACAGCGACGCCGGCCCGTGGCGCGAGGCCGAGTGGGCCAAGCCGGCCAAAtgggagaagaagaaggacgacggcaagacgaTCGAGAACAAGGGCTCGGAGATTGAGACGCccggcgcctcggccgacgccgagccggcggccgtgCCCGAGAAGGACGGTGCCgcgcagccggcggccgcgtgA